A window from Dehalobacter sp. DCA encodes these proteins:
- the rlmN gene encoding 23S rRNA (adenine(2503)-C(2))-methyltransferase RlmN, which yields MLIMEKLDCRGCLEGEMRAVCLENGLKKFRANQVFNWVNARGVHHWDEMMNIGKQDSERLDRVFFIQPLTVLKAQRSADGTRKFLFRLADGESIETVLMDYDHLTSRDRHTLCVSTQVGCPVGCPFCATGMDGFRRNLTAGEITGQVLEISRLLQQEDPKFTVTNIVFMGMGEPFLNYDAVMKAIRILNSENGQNIGMRRMTISTSGVAPKIIQLAQDNPQVGLAVSLHSVRNEVRDTLVPINRRYPLQELLEACRYYSDQTNRRVTFEFALHQQNVSKEEAEKLVVLLKGMLAHVNLIPINPVIGSDVQRAGKERLTMFKRVLEAGKIPVSIREEKGLDIDAACGQLRQRLECEEYASLKQS from the coding sequence ATACTAATTATGGAAAAGCTGGATTGCCGCGGTTGTCTTGAAGGAGAAATGCGTGCAGTATGCCTCGAAAACGGCTTGAAAAAGTTTAGGGCCAATCAGGTTTTCAACTGGGTTAATGCCAGAGGAGTTCATCATTGGGATGAAATGATGAATATCGGGAAACAGGACAGCGAACGGCTTGACAGGGTTTTCTTTATCCAGCCGCTGACTGTTTTAAAAGCGCAGCGTTCTGCCGATGGGACCCGGAAGTTTTTATTTCGCCTGGCTGATGGAGAAAGCATTGAAACGGTGCTGATGGACTATGATCATCTGACAAGCCGGGACAGACACACTCTATGTGTCTCGACTCAGGTAGGATGCCCTGTGGGATGCCCTTTCTGTGCAACCGGAATGGATGGATTCCGCCGAAACTTGACTGCAGGAGAGATCACCGGCCAGGTGCTCGAAATCAGTCGGCTGCTTCAGCAGGAGGACCCGAAATTCACGGTAACCAATATTGTTTTCATGGGGATGGGCGAACCTTTTCTTAATTATGATGCGGTGATGAAAGCGATTCGAATCCTGAACAGCGAGAACGGTCAGAATATCGGCATGCGGAGAATGACCATCTCGACGAGCGGTGTTGCCCCCAAGATCATTCAACTGGCACAGGACAACCCGCAAGTCGGTTTGGCTGTATCGCTTCATTCAGTCAGAAATGAAGTCAGGGATACGCTGGTTCCTATCAACAGGAGATATCCATTGCAGGAACTGCTGGAAGCCTGCCGGTATTATTCCGATCAGACGAACAGAAGAGTTACATTTGAGTTTGCTTTACACCAACAGAATGTCTCCAAAGAGGAAGCAGAGAAACTGGTCGTTCTCCTTAAGGGCATGCTGGCCCATGTCAATTTGATCCCCATTAATCCGGTAATCGGCAGCGACGTTCAAAGAGCGGGCAAAGAGCGGTTAACGATGTTCAAAAGGGTTCTCGAGGCGGGCAAGATTCCTGTTTCGATCAGAGAAGAAAAAGGCCTGGACATTGACGCAGCCTGTGGTCAGCTTAGACAGCGTTTGGAGTGTGAGGAGTATGCGTCTCTTAAACAAAGTTGA
- a CDS encoding FhaA domain-containing protein, translating into MRLLNKVESIAEQMATFLFSKSVGTIQPVQVARELNKIMLKNKQVSISHVYVPNVYTVSLNPEDYAVLESFGETLLVELAKHLYDEGTRQGYTFLALPVVRMQPSEKIDAGLMKTQVEFKDSVVANWRINEEKLPAEDEEMEKTTVLADAARLIMASSKTVSRKTHPYLEVIKGTNEGEIYDLNKDEYIVGRQEDCDIEVRDLEISRHHLKLYTENRRWFVQDLGSTNGTYLNKLRVDRYMVNPGDRIKAGQTHFQFQVDK; encoded by the coding sequence ATGCGTCTCTTAAACAAAGTTGAATCGATCGCCGAACAGATGGCTACATTTTTGTTCAGCAAGTCGGTGGGCACGATTCAGCCTGTTCAGGTTGCCAGGGAACTCAATAAAATAATGCTGAAAAATAAGCAGGTCAGCATATCCCATGTCTATGTCCCGAATGTTTACACTGTAAGTTTAAACCCTGAGGATTATGCGGTCTTGGAAAGTTTTGGAGAGACACTGCTGGTGGAGCTGGCCAAACATCTCTATGACGAAGGGACCAGGCAGGGCTACACTTTTCTGGCGCTTCCGGTTGTGCGGATGCAGCCTTCGGAGAAGATTGATGCTGGCTTAATGAAAACCCAGGTTGAGTTTAAAGATTCTGTTGTCGCCAATTGGCGGATTAACGAAGAAAAACTGCCTGCGGAAGATGAAGAAATGGAAAAAACAACAGTTCTGGCGGATGCTGCAAGATTAATCATGGCATCATCCAAAACAGTCAGCAGGAAAACTCATCCTTATCTCGAAGTTATAAAAGGGACAAATGAAGGTGAGATTTACGATCTTAATAAGGACGAGTATATCGTCGGACGCCAGGAAGATTGTGATATCGAAGTCAGAGACCTGGAGATCTCCCGTCACCATTTGAAGCTTTATACAGAGAATAGAAGGTGGTTTGTTCAGGATCTAGGCAGTACCAACGGTACCTATCTGAACAAATTAAGGGTTGACCGCTATATGGTAAATCCTGGGGACAGGATAAAGGCCGGACAAACGCATTTTCAATTTCAGGTAGATAAGTAA